The Dokdonia donghaensis DSW-1 DNA window ATCATAAGACACTTGCGCGCCACCATCGTCACCTATAATCATACGGTTAGGATCTTCTGGAGCTATCCATAAATCGTGATGATCTCCGTGCGGTGCGTTATGTGTACTGAAGGTTTTACCTCCATCTGTAGATTTGTGGTAACGCACGTTTAATACATACACGGTATTCTCATCCTTAGTATCTGCATATAGACGTGTGTAATACCAAGCACGCTGGCGTAGCTTGCGCTCACTGTTTATTTTTTTCCAAGTCGTACCTGCGTCTGTAGAGGTGTATAAACCTCCTTGCTCTTGATTTTCTACCATTGCATACAGACGGTTACTGTTTGCTGGAGAAACAGTGATTCCCATAATCCCAAGTATACCTTCGGCAAAACCATCGTTTGTAGAAATCTCCTTCCACGTCTCACCGCTGTCTGTACTTTTCCACACGGCCGATCCTTCTCCCCCAGAACTTAAACTGTACGGAGTCCTGCGAGCATTCCACGTAGTAGCGTACAGTACACGTGGGTTGTTTGGATCTATAATTAAGTCTACAACCCCACTATCTGCATTTGAGAAAAGTGTTTTTCTCCACGTCTTACCACCATCTGTACTTTTATAAACACCACGCTCTTGAGTTGGTTTGTAAATGTTACCTAAAACTCCTGCATATACAATATCAGAATTAGTAGGATGGACACGTATTCTAGGTACGTGACGGCTGTTTTTAAGCCCAGATTGTATCCAGGTTTTCCCTGCATCTTCAGACTTCCAGATACCATATCCAGAAGATACGTTACCTCTTAATGTTTTCTCACCACCACCTACGTAAATCACATTTGGGTCGCTTTTTGAAACCTCAACGGCTCCTATACTTCCTCCAAAATAGCCATCTGAGATATTTTCCCATTCTTTACCACCATCTGTAGTGCGCCACACGCCACCACCAGTACTTCCCATATAAAATAGGTCTGGCTGTCCCGGCACTCCAGTGACGGCAGCACTTCGACCACCTCGGAAAGGGCCAATGAGTCTATATTCTAAAGCTTCGTAAGTAGAGGGGTCTGGTGTTTGTGCAAACGTATCAAAAGATAATACTGAGCACACCGCCAGTAATAGGTAGCATAATTTTGTCTTCATTTGGATTGTGTTTGTTATAGCTAAGAAAATTACACAATTCTCTATGAAGTAAGAAGCAAGGATGAATTTTTAACGCTTTCGCGAAAGCGTATACCTTATAATCTCTATAAAATTAACGTCATTATTATCATCTTAATAACGAAGCAAATAAGACAAGTAATCCTCATCTCGACGAAGGAGAGATCACACTTCAATCTCAGAAAATCTATGAATACCCAACGGCTCACGGGTGTTCGATTTCTCGACAAGCTCGAAATGAAAGAGATACGTTTTGGAGTGCTTCACTTTTTCGCGAAAGCGCAGAAATATTACTCTTCTATTACCACAAGATTATTTTTTACATCACGCCTTAAAAAATAGCCTGTTACCACGGTAGAAAGCACATCTGCAATAGGAAATGCAATCCATACTCCCCAAACACCAAAAAAGTTAGGTAATATGAGTATAAGCGGGATTAAGAAGAAGCCTTGTTTCGTAAGGCTGAGCAGTAAAGCTGGTATCGCTTTACCTATGGCTTGAAAATACACAGCTCCTATTAACTGTATTACAATTACAGGCGTCGCGGCAAAGACAGTGCGTAGTGCATTAGGGGTGCGTTCCATCAACACTTTATTATCTGCTACCGCCTGGGCTTGTGCATTACTATCGCTTATAAACCAAGACACAAAAAAATCTGGTACCGTCATAATGATTATAAAAATAGCTAGTGCAAGACCGCCTGCATAGAGAATGGAAGTCTTAATGGTTTCTCGCACGCGCGCATATTGGTTTGCTCCATAATTATAACTAGCGATAGGCATAAATCCTTGTGTGACCCCTATCACGGGAAACAATGCAAACATTAACATCCTGCTTATAATCCCGTAACTAGCGACGTCTAGGGCGTCACCATAATTGATAAGTACATTGTTAAGTAATATAGTGAGCACAGAAATTACTCCTTGTCTTGCAAGTGTTACAGAGCTCAAACCAGAAATTTCTGAAACAATTTTTCTTGTAAGCACAAGGCATTTAGGTACAATTCTGAGTTCGCTCTTGAATATGAAAAACCACACAATAAAAGCAAAACACACCGCATAACTCGCAAATGTTGCCCAGGCAGCGCCTTCCATCCCATACCCTAGTACATTAATAAGGAGGTAATCCATCCCTATATTACCTATGGCTGGGAGAATCATCGCATACATCGCAAACTTGGGTTTACCCTCTGCTCGTATCACGTTGTTACCCATCATACACATTGCAAGCATTACAATACCGTAAAGTACAATGCGGTAATAGGTGAGCGCCATATCTTTAAAAGAATCATCTGCTCCAAAAAACTCGATGAGCGTATTTTGAAAAACGAGTCCTAGAATTGCTAGTAATCCAGATACTAAAAATGTGAGTGTTATTTGATTACCAAAAACTCGAAGCGCCTTATCATCATCACCAGAACCTAAGGCTCTAGACAGTACAGAACTGCCACCTATACCTACGGCAAGGCCTATAGCTGCTATAAAAAAGGTTA harbors:
- a CDS encoding MATE family efflux transporter; this encodes MSTKRSTTLGTQPISKLLVQQAVPASIGILVMSLNMIVDTIFVGRWIGPLAISAITVVIPVTFFIAAIGLAVGIGGSSVLSRALGSGDDDKALRVFGNQITLTFLVSGLLAILGLVFQNTLIEFFGADDSFKDMALTYYRIVLYGIVMLAMCMMGNNVIRAEGKPKFAMYAMILPAIGNIGMDYLLINVLGYGMEGAAWATFASYAVCFAFIVWFFIFKSELRIVPKCLVLTRKIVSEISGLSSVTLARQGVISVLTILLNNVLINYGDALDVASYGIISRMLMFALFPVIGVTQGFMPIASYNYGANQYARVRETIKTSILYAGGLALAIFIIIMTVPDFFVSWFISDSNAQAQAVADNKVLMERTPNALRTVFAATPVIVIQLIGAVYFQAIGKAIPALLLSLTKQGFFLIPLILILPNFFGVWGVWIAFPIADVLSTVVTGYFLRRDVKNNLVVIEE